One stretch of Salarias fasciatus chromosome 19, fSalaFa1.1, whole genome shotgun sequence DNA includes these proteins:
- the LOC115407324 gene encoding alcohol dehydrogenase 1-like, with the protein MDTAGKVIRCKAAVAWEPNKPLVIEEIEVAPPQANEVRVKIVASSLCRSDLYFLLEGKNDSNFPMVLGHEAAGIVESVGPGVTEFEQGDKVIPIFLSQCRECRFCKNPKTNLCDDSVPIVRYEGMPEPVSRLTCKGKKLTQFTRTSTFSEYTVVKQSALAKIDPGAPLDKVCLLGCGISTGYGAAVNTAKVEPGSTCAVFGLGAVGLAAVMGCKAAGAKRIIAVDTNPDKFGKAKVFGATDFVNPKDHDKPISQVLSDMTNGGVDYSLECIGNVGVMRSALESCVRGWGVSVIVGLTNVHDFSARPIQLLLGRTWTGSVFGGFKSKDGVQQMVKAYMDKKIKVDEFISHNLTLNEINDAIELLKQGKSIRTVMRISPE; encoded by the exons ATGGATACAGCAGGAAAG GTCATCAGATGTAAAGCAGCAGTGGCCTGGGAGCCCAACAAGCCTTTGGTGATTGAAGAGATTGAGGTGGCTCCGCCTCAGGCCAATGAAGTTCGTGTtaag ATTGTGGCCTCCTCACTGTGCCGTTCGGACCTCTACTTTCTTCTGGAAGGCAAAAACGATTCGAACTTCCCCATGGTCCTCGGCCACGAGGCAGCTGGCATCGTGGAGAGCGTCGGGCCCGGAGTCACTGAATTTGAACAAG GGGACAAGGTGATCCCGATATTTCTTTCGCAGTGTCGTGAATGCCGCTTCTGCAAGAATCCTAAGACCAACCTGTGTGACGACTCTGT ACCCATTGTTCGTTATGAGGGAATGCCAGAACCGGTTTCTCGGTTGACCTGCAAAGGGAAGAAGTTGACGCAGTTCACGAGAACCAGCACCTTCTCTGAGTACACTGTGGTGAAGCAGAGCGCTCTGGCCAAGATCGACCCTGGTGCTCCTCTGGATAAAGTCTGTCTCCTGGGCTGTGGAATCAGCACTGGATATGGAGCAGCTGTTAATACCGCCAAG GTGGAACCGGGCTCCACCTGTGCCGTGTTCGGCCTGGGAGCTGTGGGTTTGGCTGCAGTCATGGGATGCAAAGCTGCAGGAGCCAAAAGAATCATTGCTGTTGACACCAATCCAGACAAGTTTGGCAAGGCCAAAGTGTTTGGTGCTACTGACTTTGTGAACCCCAAGGATCATGATAAACCAATCAGCCAGGTGCTGAGTGACATGACCAACGGAGGCGTGGACTACTCCCTGGAGTGCATCGGAAATGTTGGAGTCATG CGCAGTGCCTTGGAGTCTTGTGTGAGAGGTTGGGGCGTCAGCGTGATTGTCGGCCTCACAAACGTGCACGACTTCTCTGCCCGACCCATTCAGCTTCTGTTGGGACGAACATGGACTGGCTCGGTTTTCGGAG GGTTTAAGAGTAAGGACGGCGTGCAGCAGATGGTCAAAGCCTACATGGACAAGAAGATAAAGGTGGACGAGTTCATCAGTCACAACTTGACCTTGAATGAAATCAACGATGCCATTGAACTGTTGAAGCAGGGGAAGAG CATCCGGACTGTGATGAGGATTTCTCCAGAATGA